A DNA window from Methanobrevibacter ruminantium contains the following coding sequences:
- a CDS encoding signal peptidase I, translated as MNLKEIAVYIVLIIFVLIAAQHLNVVVSGSMEPVMYRGDIVVLEKANLLGLQEFNPAEVEVGDIVVYNAAWHEGPVIHRVIEKGQINGTTVFKIKGDNNDVADPYWVTEGQITSRVLTFNGQPVIIPKIGYLSIWIRGL; from the coding sequence ATAAATTTAAAAGAAATAGCAGTTTATATTGTCCTTATCATTTTTGTTCTTATTGCTGCACAACACTTGAATGTGGTTGTATCCGGCAGTATGGAACCTGTTATGTATAGGGGAGATATTGTAGTGCTTGAAAAAGCAAACTTACTCGGATTGCAGGAGTTCAATCCTGCTGAAGTTGAAGTTGGAGACATTGTAGTCTACAATGCAGCTTGGCATGAGGGACCTGTTATTCACAGAGTGATTGAAAAAGGCCAAATAAATGGCACTACAGTCTTTAAGATAAAAGGGGATAATAATGATGTTGCCGATCCTTATTGGGTAACTGAAGGTCAAATTACCTCTAGGGTTTTAACTTTTAATGGTCAACCTGTAATTATTCCTAAAATAGGATACCTCTCCATATGGATAAGAGGACTTTAA